In Dysgonomonadaceae bacterium PH5-43, a single window of DNA contains:
- a CDS encoding cyclase (product_source=KO:K02500; cath_funfam=3.20.20.70; cog=COG0107; ko=KO:K02500; pfam=PF00977; superfamily=51366; tigrfam=TIGR00735), which yields MLAKRIIPCLDVKDGTTVKGINFVNFRDAGDPVELGKRYSEAGADELVYLDITASHEGRKTFLDLVKNVAANLNIPFTVGGGINELKDVDRLLNAGADKVSINSAAIRNPKLIEEIATNFGSQVCVVAIDADIVNEEWICYLNGGRIPTEKDLFTWAKEAESRGAGEILFTSMAHDGVKTGYPNEALAHLSDTLNIPIIASGGAGTKEHFKDAFTLGKADAALAASVFHFGEIDITDLKNYLKKENIVVR from the coding sequence ATGTTGGCAAAAAGAATAATCCCTTGTTTAGATGTTAAAGATGGAACTACCGTTAAAGGTATTAACTTCGTTAACTTTAGAGATGCGGGTGATCCTGTAGAGTTGGGTAAGAGATATAGCGAGGCTGGTGCAGACGAGTTGGTTTATCTTGATATTACAGCATCTCACGAAGGCAGAAAAACATTTCTTGACTTAGTGAAAAATGTAGCGGCAAACTTAAATATACCGTTTACAGTAGGAGGGGGCATTAATGAACTTAAAGATGTTGATAGGTTGCTTAATGCAGGAGCTGATAAGGTTTCTATAAATTCGGCCGCTATAAGAAATCCTAAATTAATAGAAGAAATTGCGACTAATTTTGGCTCTCAGGTATGTGTTGTTGCAATAGATGCTGATATTGTTAATGAAGAGTGGATTTGTTATCTTAACGGAGGACGTATACCAACGGAAAAAGATTTATTTACTTGGGCAAAAGAAGCTGAAAGTAGAGGTGCGGGAGAAATCTTGTTTACTTCTATGGCTCACGATGGAGTGAAAACAGGTTATCCTAATGAAGCTTTGGCGCATTTGTCTGATACGCTTAACATTCCTATTATAGCTTCTGGTGGAGCGGGCACTAAAGAACACTTCAAAGATGCTTTTACTTTAGGTAAAGCAGATGCAGCTTTAGCTGCAAGCGTATTCCACTTTGGAGAAATAGATATTACAGACTTGAAAAACTACTTGAAAAAAGAAAATATTGTTGTACGATAA
- a CDS encoding glycosyltransferase involved in cell wall biosynthesis (product_source=COG0463; cath_funfam=3.90.550.10; cog=COG0463; pfam=PF00535; superfamily=53448; transmembrane_helix_parts=Outside_1_5,TMhelix_6_28,Inside_29_296,TMhelix_297_319,Outside_320_347,TMhelix_348_370,Inside_371_388): MMGFSIAAIVLLSILLVCLIFQMIYYWIYLYAPYKYSKCQKEIIANSDLSPVSVIITGTNEAQNLQTLLPVLLEQNYTNYEVIFVDDDSIDDTDDVLKRFAAKYEHLYHTYIPSGSKNLSRKKLALTVGIKAAKYDKLLFIEPSACPLTADWIKLMVSNFSNKKQIVLGLSILDKAPSSYIAFDYFWTNLQMIAFALKDNPFTANGRNMGYSKSYFEEKKGFAHSNFLDLGEDDLLINHISNKTNVSVELSGESMVSFSMKNVYDWEEFKVHRTITERFYTKRFPLRLGRIEKLSRVLFNVVFLALVVYLSVNSYWLFLGGAVLFFFLRLASQLYIINKVSKLFNYKMFCFLLPIFDMVQPFVDAYFYYYGKTKTQRNYNWKFEKRHK, translated from the coding sequence ATGATGGGTTTTAGTATTGCGGCCATAGTATTACTTTCGATATTACTTGTTTGTCTTATATTTCAAATGATATATTATTGGATATATCTATATGCTCCTTATAAGTATAGTAAATGTCAGAAAGAAATAATCGCCAACTCTGATTTGTCTCCTGTTTCTGTGATTATAACAGGAACGAATGAAGCACAAAATTTACAAACTCTTCTGCCTGTTCTCTTAGAACAAAATTATACAAACTACGAAGTTATCTTTGTAGATGATGATTCAATAGACGACACAGATGATGTGCTTAAAAGATTTGCTGCTAAATATGAGCACTTATATCACACTTACATACCTTCGGGTAGTAAAAATTTAAGTAGAAAGAAGTTAGCTCTTACAGTAGGTATAAAGGCGGCGAAGTATGATAAGCTACTCTTTATAGAACCAAGTGCTTGTCCGCTCACTGCTGATTGGATAAAGTTAATGGTTTCAAACTTCTCTAATAAGAAACAAATTGTGTTAGGTTTGTCTATCTTAGATAAAGCACCCTCTTCCTATATTGCTTTCGATTATTTTTGGACAAATCTTCAAATGATAGCTTTTGCATTAAAAGATAATCCTTTTACGGCCAACGGTCGTAATATGGGGTATAGTAAATCATATTTTGAAGAGAAGAAAGGCTTTGCTCATTCAAATTTTTTAGATTTAGGAGAAGACGATTTGTTGATTAATCATATATCCAATAAAACTAATGTAAGCGTGGAGCTATCGGGTGAAAGTATGGTTTCGTTTAGTATGAAAAACGTTTATGATTGGGAAGAGTTTAAGGTACACCGAACAATAACAGAACGATTTTATACTAAAAGATTTCCTCTTAGGTTAGGTAGAATAGAAAAGTTAAGCAGAGTTTTGTTTAATGTTGTATTTCTTGCTTTGGTTGTTTATTTATCTGTTAACTCATATTGGTTGTTCTTAGGCGGTGCGGTATTGTTCTTCTTTTTGCGACTTGCATCTCAATTATACATAATAAATAAAGTAAGTAAACTTTTTAATTATAAGATGTTTTGTTTCTTATTGCCAATATTCGATATGGTTCAACCTTTTGTTGATGCATATTTCTATTATTATGGTAAAACAAAAACTCAGCGTAACTATAATTGGAAGTTTGAAAAAAGACATAAATAA
- a CDS encoding putative flippase GtrA (product_source=COG2246; cog=COG2246; pfam=PF04138; superfamily=54001; transmembrane_helix_parts=Inside_1_12,TMhelix_13_35,Outside_36_44,TMhelix_45_67,Inside_68_79,TMhelix_80_102,Outside_103_121,TMhelix_122_144,Inside_145_151), with translation MKSKFITQFIKYGIVGVINTLITAVAIWLMLHFVFNVKGEEEASSVAVSVSNIIGYVLGLISSFVLNRSWTFNSQKNWTADFVKFIGVFLICYIPQLFLVMLLNKYAGIPNVSFDLLGATHTITSAYICQLIGMVFYTILNFLCNKYYTFR, from the coding sequence ATGAAGAGTAAATTTATTACACAATTTATTAAGTACGGAATAGTAGGAGTGATTAATACTTTGATAACTGCTGTTGCTATTTGGTTGATGCTTCATTTCGTATTTAATGTAAAAGGAGAAGAAGAAGCTTCGTCGGTAGCAGTGTCTGTGTCTAATATTATAGGTTATGTTTTAGGATTGATAAGTAGCTTTGTGCTTAATAGATCTTGGACGTTTAATAGTCAAAAGAATTGGACTGCAGATTTTGTTAAATTCATAGGAGTTTTCCTTATCTGCTATATTCCTCAGCTATTCTTAGTAATGTTGCTCAATAAATATGCAGGTATTCCGAACGTTAGTTTTGACTTACTTGGAGCTACACATACAATAACGTCAGCTTATATTTGTCAGTTAATAGGAATGGTATTTTATACTATTCTGAACTTCTTGTGTAATAAATATTATACTTTCAGATGA
- a CDS encoding putative Tic20 family protein (product_source=COG3296; cog=COG3296; ko=KO:K09940; pfam=PF09685,PF09851; superfamily=81340; transmembrane_helix_parts=Outside_1_56,TMhelix_57_79,Inside_80_91,TMhelix_92_114,Outside_115_117,TMhelix_118_136,Inside_137_154): MSYNDLKDLDELRKQGAITEEEYQREKEKVFNSANSATTKPLFGLEENTYLMLMHLSQFAGFLIPLLGFIAPVVLWLMNKDNNANVDLHGKNILNFMISWLIYGAIAVVLMIILIGGAILAVLAVLDIVFIILAAIKAMNGEYWKYPLTITVLK; this comes from the coding sequence ATGAGCTACAATGATTTGAAAGATTTAGATGAATTGAGAAAACAAGGTGCAATTACTGAAGAAGAGTACCAAAGAGAAAAAGAAAAAGTGTTTAACTCCGCAAACAGTGCAACGACCAAGCCTTTGTTCGGATTGGAAGAAAATACTTATTTGATGCTAATGCACTTATCGCAATTTGCTGGTTTTTTAATACCTTTGTTAGGTTTTATTGCTCCTGTGGTATTGTGGTTGATGAATAAAGACAACAATGCTAACGTAGATTTGCACGGAAAGAATATTCTTAACTTTATGATAAGTTGGCTTATTTATGGAGCTATCGCTGTCGTTTTAATGATAATATTAATAGGAGGTGCTATCTTAGCTGTTTTAGCAGTGTTGGATATTGTGTTCATAATACTTGCAGCCATAAAGGCAATGAACGGAGAATATTGGAAGTATCCACTAACAATTACAGTCTTAAAATGA
- a CDS encoding phosphoribosyl-ATP pyrophosphohydrolase/phosphoribosyl-AMP cyclohydrolase (product_source=KO:K11755; cath_funfam=1.10.287.1080; cog=COG0139,COG0140; ko=KO:K11755; pfam=PF01502,PF01503; superfamily=141734; tigrfam=TIGR03188) translates to MDINKNKEMKLDFDKMGGLIPAIIQDDKTNKVLMLGFMNEEALMKTQETSKVTFYSRTKNRLWTKGEESGNFLDVVSIVNDCDNDTLLIKVNPVGPVCHTGSDTCFNEKNEEDVMFLKYLQDFIVRRRQEMPEGSYTTSLFNKGIARMSQKVGEEAVETVIEAMNGDDERLIYEGSDLLYHLIVLLTYKGYRIEDLARELKKRHK, encoded by the coding sequence ATGGATATTAATAAAAATAAAGAGATGAAGTTGGATTTTGATAAAATGGGAGGACTGATTCCTGCAATTATACAGGACGATAAAACAAATAAAGTGCTTATGCTTGGTTTTATGAATGAAGAAGCACTGATGAAAACTCAAGAAACTTCTAAAGTGACATTTTATAGTAGAACAAAAAATAGATTATGGACTAAAGGAGAGGAAAGCGGTAACTTTCTTGATGTTGTGTCTATTGTTAACGATTGCGATAATGATACATTGCTAATAAAGGTAAATCCGGTAGGCCCAGTTTGTCATACCGGAAGCGATACCTGTTTCAACGAAAAGAACGAGGAAGATGTAATGTTTCTGAAATATTTGCAAGATTTTATTGTTCGCCGTAGGCAAGAAATGCCTGAGGGTTCGTACACAACTTCTTTATTTAATAAAGGTATAGCTCGTATGTCTCAAAAAGTAGGTGAAGAAGCTGTTGAAACAGTAATAGAAGCTATGAACGGAGATGACGAACGTCTTATTTATGAAGGTTCGGATTTGCTATATCATTTAATAGTTTTGTTAACCTATAAAGGTTATAGAATTGAAGATTTAGCAAGAGAATTAAAGAAAAGACATAAATAA
- a CDS encoding diaminopimelate decarboxylase (product_source=KO:K01586; cath_funfam=2.40.37.10,3.20.20.10; cog=COG0019; ko=KO:K01586; pfam=PF00278,PF02784; superfamily=51419; tigrfam=TIGR01048), with translation MKGIFPIDKFEKIQTPFYYYDTDLLRQTLNLITTEADKYDYHIHYAVKANANPRILSIIRENGLGADCVSGGEIKAALEAGFPADKIVFAGVGKADWEINLGLDKDIFCFNVESIAELEIINELSEAKGKKARVALRINPEVNANTHHHITTGMKENKFGINLDQVDAVLDKLETLAFVELIGLHFHIGSQITDLHSFQTLCSRVTDLQQQLAQRNVFVENINFGGGLGIDYDHPNRNPIPEFKEYFQVFNKHFKPQPNQKVHFEPGRSVVAQCGTLISKVLYVKEGSVKKFAILDAGFTELIRPAFYEAFHKMENISSEEPNETYDVVGPICESSDCFGKQIDLNKVHRGDFIALRSAGAYGEIMASQYNCRKLPKAYYSDLI, from the coding sequence ATGAAAGGCATTTTCCCAATAGATAAATTTGAAAAAATACAAACTCCTTTTTACTATTACGATACTGATTTATTAAGACAGACTCTAAACTTAATAACAACAGAGGCTGATAAGTACGACTATCATATACACTATGCAGTAAAGGCTAATGCTAATCCTCGTATTCTTTCTATAATAAGAGAGAATGGCTTGGGGGCAGATTGTGTTAGTGGCGGTGAAATAAAAGCAGCATTAGAAGCTGGTTTCCCAGCCGACAAAATTGTTTTTGCTGGAGTGGGAAAGGCTGATTGGGAAATTAACTTAGGTTTAGATAAAGATATTTTTTGTTTTAACGTAGAGTCGATAGCCGAGTTAGAAATTATTAACGAACTATCAGAGGCTAAGGGAAAGAAAGCCCGAGTTGCCCTTCGTATAAATCCTGAAGTAAATGCTAATACACACCACCATATTACTACAGGAATGAAAGAAAATAAATTTGGGATTAACTTAGATCAAGTAGATGCGGTGTTGGATAAGTTAGAGACTCTGGCGTTTGTTGAATTAATAGGTTTGCATTTTCATATAGGTTCTCAAATAACAGACTTGCATTCTTTCCAAACACTATGTTCGAGAGTTACAGATTTGCAACAACAGTTAGCACAACGTAATGTGTTTGTGGAAAATATTAATTTCGGGGGAGGTTTAGGAATAGATTACGATCACCCTAACCGAAATCCTATTCCGGAATTCAAAGAATATTTTCAAGTTTTCAATAAACATTTCAAGCCACAACCAAATCAGAAAGTGCATTTCGAACCAGGTCGTTCTGTAGTAGCACAATGCGGAACTCTTATATCTAAAGTTTTGTACGTTAAAGAAGGCAGTGTTAAGAAGTTTGCTATTCTTGATGCTGGTTTTACAGAATTGATTCGCCCCGCGTTTTATGAAGCTTTTCATAAAATGGAAAACATATCGTCTGAAGAACCTAATGAAACTTATGATGTAGTTGGTCCTATATGCGAATCTTCAGATTGTTTTGGTAAGCAAATCGACTTAAACAAAGTACATAGAGGAGATTTTATCGCTTTACGTTCAGCTGGAGCTTATGGCGAGATAATGGCTTCTCAGTATAATTGCAGAAAACTACCTAAAGCGTATTACTCTGACTTAATTTAA
- a CDS encoding glycosyltransferase involved in cell wall biosynthesis (product_source=COG0463; cath_funfam=3.90.550.10; cog=COG0463; ko=KO:K20534; pfam=PF00535; superfamily=53448; transmembrane_helix_parts=Inside_1_229,TMhelix_230_252,Outside_253_266,TMhelix_267_289,Inside_290_310) has product MKTLSVIIPCYNEEIIIVECYNSVKRVLSSLDMESEILFVNDGSIDNTSLLLAGIAHNDKQVKVINFSRNFGHQAAVAAGIHHCNSDFAIIMDADLQDPPELIPDILAKQQEENANVVYCVRQSRKGENRFKFWSSKHFYRALNRISDEKFPLDAGDFRLIDSRIIQEFNKFKERGKYVRGLISWIGFKQVPFYYERKPRLKGKSKYPMKKMFSFASTAFFYFSKKPLQLATGLGFVAVLIGVVMGLWSVFGKFFGYTDAESGWTSLITTIIFFGGVQLLTIGVLGQYIGILFEEVKERPEYIIEHIIND; this is encoded by the coding sequence ATGAAAACTCTTAGTGTCATAATCCCATGTTATAACGAAGAGATTATAATAGTAGAATGTTATAATTCTGTCAAAAGAGTTTTAAGTTCTTTGGATATGGAGTCGGAGATTTTATTTGTAAATGATGGTAGTATAGACAATACCAGCTTGCTTTTAGCGGGTATAGCTCATAACGATAAACAAGTTAAGGTGATAAACTTTTCGCGAAACTTTGGACATCAAGCTGCCGTTGCCGCAGGTATTCATCATTGCAATAGTGATTTTGCAATTATAATGGACGCTGATTTGCAAGACCCACCAGAGTTAATACCTGATATATTGGCTAAACAACAAGAAGAAAACGCTAATGTAGTTTATTGTGTTCGTCAATCAAGGAAAGGAGAAAATAGATTTAAGTTTTGGTCGTCGAAACATTTTTATAGGGCATTGAATCGTATCTCTGATGAAAAGTTCCCTTTAGATGCTGGTGATTTTAGACTTATAGATTCTCGTATTATACAAGAATTTAATAAGTTTAAGGAACGAGGTAAGTATGTTAGAGGATTAATATCGTGGATAGGCTTTAAGCAAGTGCCTTTCTATTACGAGAGAAAGCCTCGCCTAAAAGGAAAAAGTAAGTATCCCATGAAGAAGATGTTCTCTTTTGCTTCTACTGCCTTTTTCTATTTTTCAAAGAAACCATTGCAATTAGCAACCGGTTTGGGTTTTGTTGCGGTTTTAATAGGAGTTGTAATGGGATTATGGTCTGTATTTGGAAAGTTTTTTGGTTATACAGATGCCGAAAGCGGTTGGACTTCTCTGATTACAACTATTATCTTTTTTGGAGGAGTGCAGTTATTAACGATTGGAGTGCTTGGTCAATATATAGGAATCTTGTTTGAAGAAGTGAAAGAAAGACCCGAATATATTATAGAACACATTATTAATGACTAA
- a CDS encoding phosphoribosylformimino-5-aminoimidazole carboxamide ribotide isomerase (product_source=KO:K01814; cath_funfam=3.20.20.70; cog=COG0106; ko=KO:K01814; pfam=PF00977; smart=SM00116; superfamily=51366; tigrfam=TIGR00007), translating to MIEIIPAIDIIEGKAVRLSQGDYNQKKIYNENPLEVAKMFEDHGVRRIHIVDLDGAKSHRIINYKVLEQITSRTSLIVDFGGGLKSEVDLDIAFESGAQMITGGSIAIKNPEVFKGWIDKYGSERIILGADCKDRKIAVTGWTESTDEEVIPFVEHWRKQGITKVICTDISKDGMLQGPNVELYREIMSNDPYMYLIASGGVSDIRDIEQLEEAHIPAVILGKAIYEGRIQVKDLLRFMENND from the coding sequence ATGATAGAAATAATTCCTGCTATAGATATAATAGAGGGTAAGGCTGTCAGATTATCACAAGGCGACTATAACCAAAAGAAAATCTATAACGAAAATCCTCTCGAAGTGGCTAAAATGTTTGAAGACCACGGCGTGAGAAGAATTCATATAGTAGATTTAGATGGAGCAAAGTCGCACCGCATTATAAATTATAAAGTGTTAGAACAAATAACTTCGCGAACTTCTTTAATTGTTGATTTTGGGGGAGGGTTAAAGTCGGAAGTTGATTTGGATATTGCTTTTGAGAGCGGCGCACAGATGATAACAGGAGGAAGTATTGCTATTAAAAACCCTGAGGTATTTAAGGGTTGGATAGATAAATATGGTAGCGAACGTATTATATTAGGAGCCGATTGTAAAGATAGAAAGATAGCGGTAACAGGCTGGACGGAAAGTACAGATGAAGAGGTTATTCCCTTTGTCGAACATTGGCGCAAACAAGGAATAACTAAAGTTATTTGTACTGATATATCTAAAGATGGAATGCTTCAAGGTCCGAATGTAGAATTGTATAGAGAGATAATGAGTAATGATCCTTATATGTATCTAATAGCAAGTGGCGGAGTGTCTGATATTAGAGATATAGAGCAGTTGGAGGAAGCGCATATTCCTGCAGTTATTTTAGGTAAGGCTATTTACGAAGGAAGAATACAAGTTAAAGACTTGTTAAGATTTATGGAAAATAACGATTGA
- a CDS encoding cell division transport system ATP-binding protein (product_source=KO:K09812; cath_funfam=3.40.50.300; cog=COG2884; ko=KO:K09812; pfam=PF00005; smart=SM00382; superfamily=52540) — MEEVLIDYKNVDLNRGENAILNNVTFQLKKGEFLYIIGKVGSGKSTLLKTLYAEMPIAKGDAFIFNYNLKKIKTKDIPMLRRKIGIVFQDFQLLTDRSVYKNLEFVLKATGWKDKNDIQERIIAVLEQVGMTKKGYKMPYELSGGEQQRIVIARALLNSPEIILADEPTGNLDADSGNKIVQLLHDISEQGTAVIMTTHNYQLVTNFPAKIKQCHERCLSDCDNSF; from the coding sequence GTGGAAGAGGTTTTAATTGATTATAAAAATGTAGACCTTAATAGAGGAGAGAATGCTATTCTTAATAATGTAACCTTCCAGTTAAAGAAAGGTGAATTTCTCTATATAATAGGTAAAGTTGGTTCTGGTAAAAGTACGCTACTTAAGACTCTTTATGCTGAAATGCCTATCGCTAAAGGTGATGCTTTTATATTCAATTATAATCTTAAAAAAATAAAAACTAAAGACATTCCTATGCTTAGACGAAAAATAGGAATTGTTTTTCAAGACTTTCAATTGCTTACCGATCGCTCTGTGTATAAAAACCTTGAGTTTGTACTTAAAGCTACTGGCTGGAAAGATAAAAATGATATACAGGAGCGTATAATTGCCGTTTTAGAACAGGTAGGTATGACTAAAAAAGGTTATAAAATGCCTTATGAACTCTCTGGGGGAGAACAGCAGCGTATTGTAATAGCAAGAGCCTTGTTAAATTCACCAGAAATAATATTAGCAGATGAGCCTACGGGTAATTTAGATGCCGACTCTGGCAATAAAATAGTTCAATTACTTCACGATATAAGCGAACAGGGAACGGCAGTAATAATGACTACTCATAACTATCAATTAGTAACTAATTTCCCAGCTAAAATAAAGCAATGTCACGAAAGGTGTCTGTCCGATTGTGATAATAGTTTTTGA
- a CDS encoding aspartate kinase (product_source=KO:K00928; cath_funfam=3.30.70.260,3.40.1160.10; cog=COG0527; ko=KO:K00928; pfam=PF00696; superfamily=53633,55021; tigrfam=TIGR00657) has product MKVLKFGGVSIDSTPKMKKVINLINDGERKIVVFSALSQTTNTLTEIADYLYKKNVDAANEIINQLENKYNQLVESLFTVDLYKQDAENLISTHFKEIRSFTKDLFTLFEEKVLLAQGELMASTLMYLLMKEQGMNVALLDALDFMRTNKNSEPDPVYIKEKLQKQLDANPDVDFYVTQGYICRNAYGEIDNLKRGGSDLSVSLIGAAVQAEEIQIWTDIDGMQNNDPRYVENTSPVRHLLFEEAAELAYFGAKILHPTCILPAKLNNIPVRLLNTMQPEALGTLISNKQEKGKIKAVAAKDGITAIKIKSGRMLLAHGFLRKVFEIFENYQTPIDMIVTSEVGVSVTIDQEKYLSDIINDLKKYGTVTVDKDLTIVCVVGDMEWDNLGFESKTVNALKEIPVRMISYGGSNYNISFLIKTEDKKRALNALSDNLFN; this is encoded by the coding sequence ATGAAAGTACTAAAATTTGGGGGAGTATCTATTGATTCAACTCCTAAAATGAAGAAAGTTATTAATTTAATAAATGATGGAGAGAGAAAGATTGTTGTTTTTTCAGCTCTGTCTCAAACAACTAACACTTTAACTGAAATTGCCGACTATCTTTATAAAAAGAATGTTGATGCAGCTAATGAAATTATTAATCAATTAGAAAATAAATATAATCAACTGGTTGAATCGCTTTTTACTGTCGATTTATATAAACAAGATGCAGAAAACTTAATAAGTACTCACTTTAAAGAAATTCGTTCTTTCACTAAAGACTTGTTTACTCTATTTGAAGAAAAAGTTCTTTTGGCGCAAGGAGAGTTAATGGCGTCTACATTGATGTATCTATTAATGAAAGAACAGGGAATGAATGTTGCCCTTCTTGATGCTCTTGATTTTATGAGAACTAATAAAAACTCAGAACCAGACCCAGTATATATAAAAGAGAAACTTCAAAAGCAATTAGATGCCAATCCTGATGTTGACTTTTATGTTACTCAGGGGTATATTTGTAGAAATGCTTATGGAGAAATAGATAACCTAAAAAGAGGAGGTAGCGATTTAAGTGTTTCTTTAATAGGGGCCGCAGTTCAAGCTGAAGAGATTCAAATATGGACAGATATTGATGGTATGCAGAATAATGATCCGAGATATGTAGAAAACACTTCGCCTGTAAGACACTTATTGTTTGAAGAGGCGGCAGAGTTGGCTTACTTTGGAGCTAAAATACTTCACCCAACTTGTATCTTGCCGGCAAAACTTAATAATATCCCCGTAAGATTGTTGAATACTATGCAGCCGGAGGCACTTGGCACTTTAATCTCTAATAAACAAGAGAAAGGAAAGATTAAGGCTGTTGCTGCAAAAGATGGTATTACTGCAATAAAAATAAAATCAGGTAGAATGCTTCTTGCTCACGGCTTTTTAAGAAAAGTATTTGAAATATTTGAAAACTATCAAACTCCTATAGATATGATAGTTACTTCAGAGGTTGGAGTATCTGTTACTATTGACCAAGAGAAGTATCTTTCGGATATTATTAATGATCTAAAGAAATACGGAACAGTTACAGTCGATAAAGATTTAACTATTGTTTGTGTTGTTGGTGATATGGAGTGGGATAATTTAGGCTTTGAATCAAAAACAGTAAATGCATTGAAAGAAATACCCGTTCGTATGATTTCTTATGGAGGTAGCAATTACAATATATCATTCCTTATAAAAACTGAAGATAAGAAAAGAGCGTTAAACGCTTTAAGTGATAATTTATTCAACTAA
- a CDS encoding glutamine amidotransferase (product_source=KO:K02501; cath_funfam=3.40.50.880; cog=COG0118; ko=KO:K02501; pfam=PF00117; superfamily=52317; tigrfam=TIGR01855): MKVAVIDYNAGNIYSVVYALKRLGIEPIITDKREDIVSADKVIFPGVGHAKTTMDYLRNKNMDKLIIDLKQPVLGICLGMQLMCKSSEEGNVDCLGIFDVPVLKFKAQKHGDKIPHMGWNNLTALKSDLYQGVEDNEFVYFVHSYYVPLTENTIAETSYINPFSASLQKNNFYATQYHPEKSGDVGTAILNNFLKL, encoded by the coding sequence ATGAAAGTTGCTGTAATAGATTATAATGCAGGAAATATATATTCGGTAGTTTATGCTCTTAAACGCTTGGGTATAGAGCCTATAATAACCGATAAAAGAGAAGATATTGTTTCTGCCGATAAGGTAATATTCCCAGGTGTGGGACACGCTAAAACAACAATGGACTATTTGCGCAATAAGAATATGGATAAGTTGATTATCGACTTAAAGCAACCCGTGTTAGGAATATGCTTAGGTATGCAACTTATGTGTAAAAGTTCGGAAGAAGGAAACGTTGATTGTCTTGGAATATTTGATGTTCCTGTATTGAAGTTTAAAGCACAAAAACACGGAGACAAAATACCTCACATGGGGTGGAATAATCTTACTGCTCTAAAGTCTGATTTGTATCAAGGTGTTGAAGATAATGAGTTCGTGTATTTTGTGCATAGTTATTATGTTCCGCTAACGGAAAATACTATTGCCGAAACTTCATATATTAATCCATTTAGTGCTTCTTTACAAAAAAATAATTTTTATGCAACTCAGTATCACCCTGAAAAAAGTGGTGATGTGGGAACTGCTATATTAAATAACTTTCTTAAACTTTAG